The sequence below is a genomic window from Flagellimonas marinaquae.
GCGATCTCGCACTCGTGGTGGGGGAATTTAAGGTCCATTCCTCCGCCGTGAATATCGAAGGTTTCGCCCAGATATTTGGTGCTCATGGCAGTACACTCCAAGTGCCATCCTGGAAAACCATCTCCCCAAGGGGATGGCCAGCGCATGATGTGCTGGGGTTCCGCTTTTTTCCAGAGGGCAAAATCCTGAGGGTTTCTTTTTTCGTCCTGGGCGGTAAGCTCTCGAGTGTTGGTAATCATATCCTCCAACTTTCTACCACTTAATTTTCCGTAATCGTGATCTTGGTTGAACTTGACCACATCAAAATATACAGAGCCATTTGCTTCGTAGGCAAATCCTTTTTCAAGGATCTCTTTAATGATCTCTATTTGTTCAATAATATGACCTGTGGCCGTTGGCTCAATACTGGGTGGTAAAAGGTTGAATTGCTGCAGGGTGTTATGGAAATCCACGGTGTAGCGCTGCACCACTTCCATGGGTTCAATCTGCTCCAGTTTGGCCTTTTTTGCAATTTTATCCTCACCTTCGTCAGCATCGTTTTCCAAGTGTCCGGCATCGGTGATGTTTCGAACGTAACGCACTTTATATCCCAAATGTTTGAAGTACCTAAAGATCATATCGAACGACATAAACGTGCGGCAGTTGCCCAAGTGCACGTTACTGTATACGGTAGGACCGCAAACATACATGCCTACGTGGCCTTCGTTTATGGGTTCGAACAGGTCTTTTTTTCCGGTAAGTGAATTATGGATTCGTACTGGTTGGTGTTTATAAAGTTGCATTAATCTTTTAGGATTAAAATTCGGTTTCTAGTTTAATGTAATCCAGGAACTCTCTTCGTGTGGCTTCTTCTTTAAACTTTCCGCCATATTCCGCGGTTACCGTGCTGCTTTCTATATCGCGGATTCCACGGGAGTTGACACAAAGGTGTTTTGCGTCGATAACACAAGCAACATCTTCGGTGCCCAATACTTTCTGAAGTTCCTTTACAATTTGGATGTTCATACGTTCTTGAACCTGGGGCCGTTTGGCAAAATAATCCACAATACGGTTCATTTTGGAGAGACCAACAACGGTACCATTGGAAATATAGGCAATATGTGCCCTTCCTACAATGGGTAGCAGATGGTGTTCGCAAGTGGAATAGACCACAATGTTTTTTTCCACCAACATTTCACCGTACTTGTATTTATTGTCAAACGTGGACGATTTTGGTTTTCTATCAGGGTGCAATCCTCCGAAGATTTCCTGTACGTACATTTTTGCCACGCGTTTTGGTGTTCCTTTCAAACTATCGTCATCCAGATCAAGTCCGAGCGTAAGCATAATTTCCCTTACATTGTTCTGTATTCTCTCGATTTTTTCTTCATCGCTCAATACAAAAGCATCTTCTCTCATGGGTGTGTCGGTAGATGCAGACCCTACATGGTCCTCACCTCTTTCGTCGTGTTGTTCTTCCAAAGTTTGCTCAAGTTTCATAGCTGTTGCTTAAAGAGAGCAAAGATATACATTAATGAACGATTTAACATCTGGTATCAAGGGTTTGACA
It includes:
- the folE gene encoding GTP cyclohydrolase I FolE, which codes for MKLEQTLEEQHDERGEDHVGSASTDTPMREDAFVLSDEEKIERIQNNVREIMLTLGLDLDDDSLKGTPKRVAKMYVQEIFGGLHPDRKPKSSTFDNKYKYGEMLVEKNIVVYSTCEHHLLPIVGRAHIAYISNGTVVGLSKMNRIVDYFAKRPQVQERMNIQIVKELQKVLGTEDVACVIDAKHLCVNSRGIRDIESSTVTAEYGGKFKEEATRREFLDYIKLETEF
- the cysS gene encoding cysteine--tRNA ligase, with the translated sequence MQLYKHQPVRIHNSLTGKKDLFEPINEGHVGMYVCGPTVYSNVHLGNCRTFMSFDMIFRYFKHLGYKVRYVRNITDAGHLENDADEGEDKIAKKAKLEQIEPMEVVQRYTVDFHNTLQQFNLLPPSIEPTATGHIIEQIEIIKEILEKGFAYEANGSVYFDVVKFNQDHDYGKLSGRKLEDMITNTRELTAQDEKRNPQDFALWKKAEPQHIMRWPSPWGDGFPGWHLECTAMSTKYLGETFDIHGGGMDLKFPHHECEIAQAEASTGKSPVNYWMHANMLTLNGRKMSKSTDNNIYPAEIFSGDNNILSKPYTPAVVRFFMMQAHYTSILDLSDEALQASEKGYNRLMDALDGIDKLKTADKTEFDVATWKQKCYDAMNDDFNTPILIAQLFEAVKHINLIKEDKETISAEDKELLSSSLKAFVYDVLGIENQSMTKDDSNTLNGVMELLIDIRNEARAKKDFATSDKIRDQLVELGIQIKDGKDGTTFSVN